TACCCAAAGCCAAACCTTTAAATCATTTTGACATAGAAGATGCTGTTTTATCTTTTTTAGAAAAACTGTTTCCTACTAAAAACTGTGTTTTATATGTTTTTGGAAATCCGTATGCTTTACAAGTCATTCCTAACTTAGTTCAGGCAACAGGAATCGTTCAAATGTATCAGGATTTTACAGAATTTCAGAAATGTGCAGCACTGCAATTATTAAGTAATTCAGCCTGCAACGGCAGTTTACCGGTTGTAATCAGCAACTTATAAGCAGCACGAATACTCTTGATAGTAATTTACTATCACTAAATAAATATTAATAATAAAAGTTTATCAAAAGTTATAGCATATAGTATACTTTTGTATCAAATAATTAATCAATTTTAAAACAAATAAATATGTCATTAGTAGGTAAAAAATTTCCAAGTATTGCAATTGACGCCATCTCTGAAATGGGCGATAATTTAAAAATCAACATTTTTGAAGAAGCTACAAACAATAACAAAAAAGTATTATTGTTTTGGTACCCAAAAGATTTTACATTCGTTTGTCCAACTGAATTACACGCTTTTCAAGCTGCTTTACCGGAATTTGAAAAAAGAAATACAATTGTAATTGGCGCTTCTTGTGATACAAATGAAGTTCACTTTGCTTGGTTAAATACAGCAAAAGATAACGGTGGAATTGAAGGTGTTACTTACCCAATTCTTGCTGATACCAACAGAAATTTATCTAATATTTTAGGAATCCTTGACATTGAATCTACTAGCTACAGCGACGATACAGATTCAATTATCATTGAAGGATCTAATGTAACATACAGAGCTACTTATTTGATTGACGAAACTGGAAAAATTTTCCACGAAAGTGTTAACGATATGCCATTAGGAAGAAATGTAAACGAATATTTACGTTTAGTAGATGCTTACACTCATGTACAAGAAAAAGGAGAAGTTTGTCCTGCAAACTGGGAACAAGGAAAAGACGCAATGACTGCTGACAGAAACAGTACTGCTGCTTATTTAGGGTCACACTAAGCTATAAAAATTCAACTTCAATGGCATTTTGATGATGTCATTGAAGTTATTTTTCCAACACTATAAAATAAAAGATATGTTAATAGAATTAAACGAAGATACTTTACAAAATGTAGTATCAACAAATGATAAAGTAGTAGTTCAGTTTTCAGCTTCTTGGTGCGGAAATTGCCGAATCATGAAACCAAAATTCAAAAAATTGGCTTCAGAAAACGACGCAATAACTTTTGTTCTTATTGATGCAGAAAATTCTCCGGAATCAAGAAAACTAGCCAATGTGAGTAATTTACCAACTTTTGCAACTTTCGTTGGAGGAAAATTAGTAAACGAAACGCAAACAAATAAACAAGAAGTATTAATTGATTTAGTAAAAGAAATAGTTTAATATTTTCTTTAGTTTAAAGTTGGATAGCCGTTTACTTTATCGCAACATATAAATAGTAATCCAAGAACCTTGAACTTTTTTAAATCTAAAACTTTAAACAAAATAAATTATGAAATTACCTGTTATTAAACATTTGTCGCAGTTTATTGAAGAAAACGACCAGGATTACATTATAGAAACTATTGAAGTTCTGGAAGCTATGACTGAAATTGCTTCACTGAAAGATGAAGAACTGGATGTCATTGGTGAACTTATCTCGAACATGTACGGCGCATTAGAAGTTCATAAAATGGTTAAAGACGGAATGGATAAAAAAGAAGCTTTAAACACTTTTATGAAACGGGTTTTAGGTGCTATTGATAAATAATTACTGTATCAAAAGGTTTTCCTAAATTCGCCTTTTTACCATTTTACTGCTTATTAAAATACAAAAACGTGCTCTACTAAGAGTACTTTTTTGTTTTATACCTATAACAATTACTATACATTCGTTAGGAATTGTTCTAAAATCTAAAATCACATCCCCGAAGTTTCGGGACAAAATATTAAATAATTTTCATACTTTTGAACCTCATTAAAAAACAATCAATATGGCATCCATAACATTAGGAGGAAATCCAATACACACATCAGGCGAATTACCAAAAGTTGGTTCAAAATTGGCTGATTTCAAATTAGTAAAAAATGACCTTTCAATCGCTACACTTGCAGATTTTGCAGGTAAAAGAATGGTATTGAATATTTTTCCAAGCATTGATACAGGAACTTGTGCAACTTCTGTTAGAAAATTTAACGAAAGTGCCAGTACTGTAGCAAATACAACGGTATTATGTATTTCAAAAGATTTACCTTTTGCCCAAAAACGTTTTTGTGGTGCTGAAGGTCTTGAAAACGTAGTGAACTTATCTGATTTTCAAAACGGAAGTTTTGGATTAACAAATGGTTTAGAAATAGTAGACGGTCCGTTAGCGCATTTACATTCAAGAGTAGTTATCGTTACAGATGAAAACGGCGTTATTACACATACAGAACAAGTAGCAGAAATTGCTGACGAACCTAATTATGAAGCTGCATTAGCAGTACTTTAATCCCAACTATGGAATTTCAAAAAGACAACCGTTTTGTTAAAGGCAGATTGAAAAGTGTAACCTTTGCATACAAAGGTGCATTCAAATTAATTACAACGGAACACAGCATTATGGTCCAGTTTTCGATTGGAATAATAATGACAATTGCCGGTTTTTATTTTAACATCACCGCTACAGAATGGCTTTTTCAAACTTTCGCAATTGGCTTGATTATGAGCATCGAAGGATTGAATACCGCTGTAGAAAAAATAGCCGATTTTATCCATCCAAATTATCATGAAAGAATTGGATTTATAAAAGATATTGCTGCCGGTTCCGTATTTTTTGCTGCAGTAACGGCAATAATTATAGGTTTAATAATATACGTACCAAAATTCATTTAGGCACTATTAAAATAACGAATGGCTAAAACAACAAAATCAACAGCTTTAGATAAAAAAAGCGATACTAAGAATGAAACAATCCGATCCTGGAAACTAACTAAGCAACATAAAATTGTTTTGGGAAGTCTTCTGGTCTTGTTTTCTGTTGCCTTATTATTAGCGTTTATTTCTTTCTATATCTACGGT
This region of Flavobacterium lacustre genomic DNA includes:
- a CDS encoding peroxiredoxin, yielding MSLVGKKFPSIAIDAISEMGDNLKINIFEEATNNNKKVLLFWYPKDFTFVCPTELHAFQAALPEFEKRNTIVIGASCDTNEVHFAWLNTAKDNGGIEGVTYPILADTNRNLSNILGILDIESTSYSDDTDSIIIEGSNVTYRATYLIDETGKIFHESVNDMPLGRNVNEYLRLVDAYTHVQEKGEVCPANWEQGKDAMTADRNSTAAYLGSH
- a CDS encoding thioredoxin family protein, giving the protein MLIELNEDTLQNVVSTNDKVVVQFSASWCGNCRIMKPKFKKLASENDAITFVLIDAENSPESRKLANVSNLPTFATFVGGKLVNETQTNKQEVLIDLVKEIV
- a CDS encoding DUF6952 family protein gives rise to the protein MKLPVIKHLSQFIEENDQDYIIETIEVLEAMTEIASLKDEELDVIGELISNMYGALEVHKMVKDGMDKKEALNTFMKRVLGAIDK
- the tpx gene encoding thiol peroxidase, with the protein product MASITLGGNPIHTSGELPKVGSKLADFKLVKNDLSIATLADFAGKRMVLNIFPSIDTGTCATSVRKFNESASTVANTTVLCISKDLPFAQKRFCGAEGLENVVNLSDFQNGSFGLTNGLEIVDGPLAHLHSRVVIVTDENGVITHTEQVAEIADEPNYEAALAVL
- a CDS encoding diacylglycerol kinase family protein, which translates into the protein MEFQKDNRFVKGRLKSVTFAYKGAFKLITTEHSIMVQFSIGIIMTIAGFYFNITATEWLFQTFAIGLIMSIEGLNTAVEKIADFIHPNYHERIGFIKDIAAGSVFFAAVTAIIIGLIIYVPKFI